A single genomic interval of Pirellulales bacterium harbors:
- a CDS encoding serine/threonine-protein kinase, whose product MAEQTEPVHRKVALKIIKPGMDTRQVIARFEAERQALALMDHMNIARVLDAGATESGLPYFVMELIRGVPIAKYCDDQLLPLRGRLGLFIQVCNAVQHAHQKGVIHRDLKPGNVLVADYDFCPVPKVIDFGVAKATGQKLTERTMFTELGQLVGTVEYMSPEQAKLNQLDIDTRSDIYSLGVLLYELVTGSTPFEGKRLRAAPLDEMLRIIREEDPPKPSTKVSSSDTLPVIAANRLTEPARLRHEVRGELDWIVMKALDKDRNRRYQTANDLALDVNRFLENAPVLAHPPSRLYLFRKFAARNMASITAVALIALALVLGTVVSVWQANVARRAEELAQQRWESEQFAHHQALAAASKASAISGLLQQMLELANPSTSKGAGYTVRQMLDDFSANLVDRLVNQPATEAEIRATIGNAYRGLQSFDKAEPHLKKALELRQGLFGPAHAEVAHSLVDYSKNSFGRGELTAAEQQARQALAIHRQLQLADGEAMRILSALQLYLVARGEHAEAEQLAREALEIARRHPGRFPEEATVLHNLAQSAADQENSAKAEELSRKAVALHKTLHPAMHPDTAHGLFILARALHDQSRYDEAEKHFRDVLAFQRTQFDDAQTPVLAAAAGLAETLRAQGDQAGLEVLRGDLDLSATHPDEWESWYFRGYYFASLGDWKQAAQAFATAARRDQDPQQTRYLYFLSLAQLAGKDQAGYQATRDELMRRGQLLQTQRSAELAIWACLLAPNSRESAEEMVGFIERHGQGYSRIPNYHSTLGAALYRVGRFPEAQSLLSQAIASMPAESSDMRMVVYSRFYLAMACHRLGQPEAAHRELRNATQMIDEPVTYGQRKLREAWHCMVPLTLLRDEATQMIQEIKPATGTLPQGEDPE is encoded by the coding sequence ATGGCCGAACAGACGGAGCCGGTGCACCGCAAAGTGGCCTTAAAGATTATCAAGCCGGGAATGGACACGCGGCAGGTGATTGCGCGGTTTGAAGCCGAGCGCCAGGCCCTTGCGCTGATGGACCATATGAATATCGCGCGGGTACTGGACGCAGGCGCGACCGAATCCGGCCTCCCTTATTTTGTGATGGAGCTAATCCGCGGCGTCCCGATTGCCAAGTATTGCGATGATCAACTTTTGCCCCTGCGCGGCCGGCTGGGGTTATTTATCCAGGTATGCAACGCGGTACAGCACGCGCATCAAAAGGGAGTCATTCACCGCGATCTCAAACCCGGCAATGTTCTGGTGGCTGATTACGACTTTTGCCCCGTGCCCAAGGTGATCGATTTTGGCGTGGCCAAGGCGACCGGACAAAAGCTGACCGAACGAACCATGTTTACCGAACTGGGGCAGTTAGTCGGGACGGTGGAATACATGAGTCCCGAGCAGGCAAAGCTCAACCAACTGGACATTGACACGCGCAGCGATATTTATTCCCTGGGAGTGTTGCTGTACGAACTGGTGACGGGCTCGACGCCGTTCGAGGGAAAAAGGCTGCGAGCGGCCCCCTTGGATGAAATGCTGCGGATTATTCGCGAAGAGGATCCTCCCAAACCCAGCACCAAAGTCAGTTCCAGCGATACGCTTCCCGTCATTGCCGCCAACCGCTTGACCGAGCCAGCGCGTTTACGCCACGAAGTACGTGGCGAACTGGACTGGATCGTGATGAAGGCGCTGGATAAGGATCGCAATCGCCGCTATCAGACCGCCAATGACCTGGCGCTGGATGTAAATCGCTTTTTAGAAAACGCTCCCGTCCTAGCGCACCCCCCCTCCCGGCTGTACTTATTTCGCAAGTTTGCCGCGCGAAACATGGCGTCGATAACCGCCGTCGCCCTGATCGCACTCGCGTTGGTGTTGGGGACGGTGGTGAGCGTGTGGCAGGCAAACGTGGCCCGCCGCGCAGAAGAGCTGGCCCAACAGCGATGGGAATCCGAACAGTTTGCCCATCATCAAGCGTTGGCGGCGGCATCCAAGGCGAGCGCGATAAGCGGTTTGTTGCAACAAATGCTGGAACTGGCCAATCCTTCCACCAGCAAAGGGGCGGGTTACACAGTGCGGCAAATGCTTGACGATTTTTCGGCGAATCTGGTGGATCGTTTGGTGAATCAACCCGCAACCGAGGCGGAGATCCGCGCGACCATTGGCAATGCTTATCGCGGTTTGCAGTCCTTTGACAAGGCCGAACCCCACCTCAAAAAGGCTTTGGAGTTGCGGCAGGGCTTGTTTGGACCGGCGCACGCCGAAGTCGCGCACAGCTTGGTGGATTATTCAAAAAACTCGTTTGGACGGGGGGAGTTAACGGCGGCGGAGCAGCAAGCCCGCCAAGCGTTGGCAATTCACCGCCAGTTGCAGCTAGCGGACGGCGAAGCCATGCGCATTTTGAGCGCCTTGCAATTATATCTTGTCGCGCGCGGCGAACATGCGGAAGCGGAGCAGCTTGCGCGGGAGGCGTTGGAAATCGCCCGCCGCCATCCCGGGCGGTTTCCCGAGGAAGCAACCGTGCTGCATAATCTGGCTCAATCCGCCGCCGATCAAGAGAATTCGGCAAAAGCGGAGGAACTGAGCCGTAAAGCCGTGGCGTTGCACAAAACTTTGCACCCCGCCATGCATCCCGACACGGCGCATGGGTTGTTTATTTTAGCCCGGGCGCTGCATGACCAATCACGCTATGACGAGGCGGAAAAGCATTTTCGCGATGTGCTGGCTTTTCAACGCACGCAGTTTGATGACGCGCAAACCCCCGTCCTGGCGGCGGCAGCGGGATTGGCCGAGACCTTGAGGGCCCAGGGAGACCAGGCCGGGTTGGAGGTCTTGCGCGGGGATTTAGACCTTTCCGCCACCCACCCGGACGAATGGGAAAGTTGGTATTTCCGGGGCTACTATTTTGCCTCGCTGGGAGACTGGAAACAAGCCGCGCAGGCATTTGCAACAGCCGCGCGGCGGGACCAGGATCCTCAGCAAACGCGTTATTTATATTTTCTCTCGCTGGCGCAATTGGCGGGTAAAGACCAAGCGGGCTATCAAGCGACCCGCGACGAATTGATGCGCCGCGGCCAACTGTTGCAGACCCAACGATCCGCCGAACTTGCGATCTGGGCTTGTTTGCTGGCCCCGAATTCGCGGGAAAGCGCGGAAGAAATGGTGGGTTTTATCGAACGGCACGGTCAGGGATATTCACGCATCCCGAACTACCATTCCACGCTGGGGGCGGCATTGTACCGGGTTGGTCGCTTCCCGGAGGCACAATCTCTGCTCAGCCAAGCCATCGCGTCCATGCCGGCTGAATCAAGCGATATGCGTATGGTTGTTTACAGCCGGTTTTATCTGGCTATGGCTTGCCACCGACTGGGGCAGCCAGAAGCAGCGCACCGTGAACTACGGAATGCGACACAAATGATTGATGAACCGGTGACGTATGGTCAACGAAAATTGCGCGAAGCCTGGCATTGCATGGTCCCCTTGACCCTGCTGCGCGATGAAGCGACACAAATGATCCAGGAAATCAAGCCCGCAACGGGCACGCTTCCACAAGGGGAGGATCCCGAATGA